DNA sequence from the Actinomycetota bacterium genome:
TCATCGCCCAGGACTTCGTGGCCCACACGCCGGGGGCCGAGATGGTGCCGCCGGGTCTCGACGGGGCGAAGATGGCCCACGCGGGCACGATGCAGTCGTTCCCGGACCGCCAGGTCACGGTCGAGGACGTGATCGGCGAGGGCGACCGGGTGTTCGTCCGGTGCCGGATGCAGGGCGTGAACACGGGCGGCCTGGACTGGGCGGGCATCCCTGCGAACGGCAACTCCATCGACATCGAGTACGTCACGGAGTTCCGGTTCCAGGACGGCAAGGTCGTGGAGACCTGGGCCCAGATGGACGTGGCGAAGATGATGCAGCAGCTCGGAGCCATGCCGGCTCCCGGAGCATAGGAGGCCTGGCATGTCGGAGCAGGAGCGCAACAAGGAAGACTCGAAGCGGTTCCTGGAGGGCGTGTTCAACCAGCACGACCTCTCGGTGTTCGACGAGCTGATCGCCGACGACTTCACCGAGCACGAGGTGATCCCCGGGTTCAGTCCCGACAAGGCCGGGTCCCGGCAATGGTTCGAGGCGATGTTCCAGGCCTTCCCGGACTTCCGCGTCGATGTCGATGACATGGTGGCGGACGGCGACCGGGTGGCCATCCGGAGCAGGTTCTCCGGCACGCACCAGGGCGAGTTCATGGGCATTCCCGCCACCGGCAGG
Encoded proteins:
- a CDS encoding ester cyclase — protein: MSNHDAEANKGAARRIEEAWSASDMEALDQLIAQDFVAHTPGAEMVPPGLDGAKMAHAGTMQSFPDRQVTVEDVIGEGDRVFVRCRMQGVNTGGLDWAGIPANGNSIDIEYVTEFRFQDGKVVETWAQMDVAKMMQQLGAMPAPGA
- a CDS encoding ester cyclase, encoding MSEQERNKEDSKRFLEGVFNQHDLSVFDELIADDFTEHEVIPGFSPDKAGSRQWFEAMFQAFPDFRVDVDDMVADGDRVAIRSRFSGTHQGEFMGIPATGRPMSVGAMDIIRVVDRKATDHWGVFDTMGLLMQLGVIPTPEAQPAG